A region of Brevinematales bacterium DNA encodes the following proteins:
- a CDS encoding tetratricopeptide repeat protein: MSNGIAKLLFFVIVLLTLVSVSYSNDENLYRVGIGAFKDELYMVSESQFKVIVEQYPNSRYFQDALYYLLLSQYFQKKYNDALKTISLIEGKYRYIKFFPKVVYVKGRILFDIGDYRSAIRTFENYLRNYPVDEDAPFSAYYMGLSYSLITNNQRAVEILIDAEKTYSNAPIIEDIKYRIAKIYFDDGNLDNAYVRFKDFERLFPNSKYISDVFYTIGKILFQKGNTTQVQTNLLYDASLYFSRSAEFQSYLRPYAMFNSGVSSMIIGQYQNSILSFTKLIDEFSVSSDPAIRDIVNEATYNVAKIYYTLGDIDNAVRYFRMSISQGGKYSTKSVIELSDLLYSQGKLEDSVSILSQYTNNFDVLLKYAVTLQTRDPETSEQILLSMVTNQTISSDVKNDAVVELLRLLIRRGKYDFIVLNFKLLLDNSSDEYTTSFVYFALGEAHLNAGNYKFAISSYSQVSDKTLKEDAIEGIAYSHFLSENYTLAIKFYNDLISNYNSDKYRDRANYLIGVSYERLKRNDEARRYYDILISTGKDKKYILSGVINLGWIYVRDKKFDDAISLVSNYIGTTTEIGIYEHLSEVLAWAYDGKGDYSKAVDTLRRLVLMKDIPDLQKVRYYNYISLFYEKSGNLKLALETVEKELLTLTQIRGLTNHTVEAIGRIIDLTIKLKDDNKTLRYISELKKNYTNVSKSYEYIYRYAEYLYSVEKYKEAGDEFVFIFRNSDDRVLVDEAYFWGGWAYFNAKRTDDALNIFNQFVNNSSSSRVPSVLLTLGDIMVNQRRFQEARNYYQRIVNQYRNSPEYNEAVIRLSRIASIQRDDKATSQQPSQPRQPSQQLQQQRQEKSIDEIISSLESISKSKDKDAASRAKFELAMIYKSQRDYQKAINLLQEITEQVYNETSAMAQFEIGEILRINGDYSRAWKEYVKVIYIYKDFKDIVVKAMYYTIFCYVQIKEYDQARKMYDKMVRDFYKNPWTEKAKELLDKI; encoded by the coding sequence ATGAGTAATGGTATTGCTAAGTTATTGTTTTTTGTAATAGTTTTGTTGACTTTAGTTTCAGTTTCATATTCAAACGATGAGAATCTTTACAGAGTTGGTATTGGGGCTTTTAAAGATGAGCTTTATATGGTATCTGAGTCGCAATTTAAAGTTATTGTAGAGCAGTATCCTAATAGTAGATACTTTCAGGATGCCCTTTATTACTTACTTCTGTCTCAATACTTTCAGAAGAAATATAATGATGCTTTGAAGACTATTTCCCTTATAGAAGGGAAGTATAGGTATATTAAGTTTTTTCCTAAGGTTGTGTATGTAAAAGGTCGAATTCTATTCGATATAGGTGACTATAGAAGTGCTATAAGGACGTTTGAGAATTATTTAAGAAATTATCCTGTTGATGAAGATGCACCATTTTCTGCTTATTATATGGGTTTATCTTACAGTCTGATTACTAATAACCAGAGAGCTGTTGAAATACTAATAGATGCAGAGAAAACTTATTCGAATGCTCCTATAATTGAGGACATAAAGTATAGAATAGCCAAAATATATTTTGATGATGGTAACCTTGATAATGCTTATGTTAGATTTAAGGATTTTGAAAGGTTATTTCCTAATTCAAAGTACATCTCTGATGTTTTTTACACAATAGGTAAGATATTATTCCAAAAAGGTAATACAACTCAAGTTCAAACTAACTTACTTTACGATGCTTCGTTATATTTCTCACGTAGTGCTGAGTTTCAGTCTTATTTGAGGCCATATGCTATGTTTAATTCTGGAGTTTCATCAATGATTATAGGACAATATCAGAACTCAATACTATCGTTTACTAAGCTTATAGATGAGTTTTCTGTAAGTTCTGATCCTGCTATCAGAGATATTGTAAATGAAGCAACATACAACGTGGCTAAAATATATTATACTTTGGGTGATATAGATAATGCTGTTAGGTACTTTAGAATGTCGATATCTCAGGGAGGTAAGTATTCAACTAAAAGTGTTATAGAGTTGTCAGACTTACTTTATTCTCAAGGTAAATTAGAAGATAGCGTTTCGATTCTATCTCAATATACAAACAACTTTGATGTACTGCTAAAATATGCTGTAACACTTCAAACGAGAGATCCTGAGACATCAGAGCAGATATTGTTATCTATGGTTACGAATCAAACTATTTCTAGCGATGTAAAGAATGATGCTGTAGTTGAACTTTTGAGGTTACTTATAAGGAGGGGGAAGTACGATTTTATTGTTTTGAATTTCAAGTTACTTCTAGATAATTCAAGTGATGAGTATACTACAAGTTTTGTTTATTTTGCTTTGGGTGAGGCTCACTTGAACGCGGGAAATTATAAGTTTGCAATATCTTCTTATTCACAGGTTTCTGATAAAACTCTTAAAGAGGATGCTATAGAAGGAATAGCATATTCACATTTTCTATCTGAAAACTATACGTTGGCTATAAAGTTCTACAATGATCTTATATCAAACTACAACTCTGATAAGTATAGGGATAGGGCAAACTATCTGATAGGGGTTTCATATGAGAGACTTAAGAGGAATGATGAAGCGCGTAGGTATTACGATATACTTATAAGTACAGGCAAAGATAAGAAATATATACTTTCAGGAGTTATAAATCTTGGGTGGATTTATGTTAGGGATAAGAAGTTTGATGATGCTATATCTTTAGTTTCAAACTATATAGGCACAACAACAGAAATAGGAATTTATGAACATTTGAGTGAAGTTTTAGCTTGGGCTTATGATGGTAAGGGAGATTATTCTAAGGCAGTTGATACCTTGAGAAGATTAGTACTTATGAAAGATATACCTGATTTGCAGAAAGTGAGATACTATAATTACATTTCTTTATTTTATGAGAAGTCAGGGAATTTGAAATTGGCTCTCGAAACAGTAGAAAAAGAGTTACTAACTCTAACGCAAATAAGAGGATTGACAAATCATACGGTAGAGGCAATAGGTAGAATAATCGATTTGACTATTAAGCTAAAAGATGACAATAAGACTTTAAGGTATATTTCTGAGCTGAAGAAGAATTATACAAACGTTTCAAAGTCTTATGAGTACATATACAGATATGCAGAGTATTTGTATAGTGTTGAGAAGTACAAAGAAGCGGGAGATGAGTTTGTTTTTATATTTAGAAATTCTGATGACAGGGTACTTGTTGATGAAGCATACTTTTGGGGTGGATGGGCATATTTCAATGCTAAAAGAACTGATGATGCTTTGAATATATTCAATCAATTTGTTAATAACTCAAGTAGCAGTAGAGTTCCAAGTGTACTTCTTACTCTTGGAGACATAATGGTAAATCAGAGAAGATTTCAAGAAGCTAGAAACTATTATCAAAGGATAGTTAATCAATATCGTAACTCTCCTGAATATAACGAAGCAGTTATAAGACTTTCTAGGATAGCATCAATTCAAAGAGATGATAAAGCTACATCTCAGCAACCTTCGCAACCAAGACAGCCTTCTCAGCAACTTCAACAACAAAGACAAGAAAAAAGTATTGATGAGATTATATCTTCACTTGAAAGTATCTCAAAATCTAAAGATAAAGATGCTGCATCAAGAGCAAAATTTGAACTTGCTATGATTTATAAGTCTCAAAGAGATTACCAAAAAGCAATAAATCTTTTACAAGAGATAACTGAACAAGTATATAATGAAACATCTGCTATGGCACAATTTGAAATTGGAGAGATTTTGAGAATAAACGGAGACTATAGTAGAGCTTGGAAAGAGTATGTAAAGGTTATATACATATATAAGGATTTTAAAGATATAGTTGTTAAGGCTATGTATTATACAATTTTCTGCTATGTTCAGATAAAGGAATACGATCAAGCAAGAAAGATGTATGACAAGATGGTTAGGGATTTCTACAAAAATCCTTGGACTGAAAAGGCTAAAGAACTGTTGGACAAGATATAG
- a CDS encoding rod shape-determining protein MreC, whose protein sequence is MVDVKTSKTVSPFLVYIIVLSISIVFLIFTSITQYVNMSIKFVGNTLLTPFIFISKVASQSISFLGSSWENFTKSQDKIARLERENEELRKKSALVDYYETENKKLSIMLNVVQSLTYKVEVANVISSGFDSAEETIIVDKGIVNGIVKNMPVIAYFGGNIALVGIVREVYLTSSVIETIYSPNINVGVMLESSQEVGILYGNGKLNGTATVKFIPDNVSVRIGTEKVYTFSKSLNYPGGLLIGTVILSKRRERSSFQELVVKPAIDTKNISSVMIVKSR, encoded by the coding sequence ATGGTAGATGTAAAAACATCAAAAACTGTTTCTCCATTTTTGGTTTATATTATCGTATTATCAATATCAATTGTTTTCTTAATATTTACGTCAATTACTCAATATGTTAATATGTCCATAAAGTTTGTAGGTAATACTCTTCTTACACCGTTTATATTTATTTCTAAGGTTGCATCACAGTCTATTTCGTTTCTAGGCTCTTCTTGGGAAAACTTTACTAAAAGTCAAGATAAGATAGCGAGGCTTGAGAGAGAAAATGAGGAATTGAGAAAGAAATCTGCTCTAGTTGATTACTATGAAACTGAAAACAAGAAATTATCGATAATGCTAAATGTCGTTCAATCTTTGACTTACAAAGTTGAAGTAGCTAATGTAATATCTTCCGGTTTTGATTCAGCAGAAGAAACGATAATAGTTGATAAAGGAATAGTTAATGGTATAGTCAAGAATATGCCGGTTATTGCGTACTTTGGGGGTAACATAGCACTAGTAGGTATAGTTAGAGAAGTTTATTTGACCTCAAGTGTAATTGAGACTATATATTCACCCAATATCAATGTAGGTGTTATGCTTGAATCATCTCAGGAAGTTGGAATTTTGTATGGAAACGGTAAATTAAATGGTACAGCTACTGTGAAATTTATACCTGACAATGTAAGTGTTAGGATAGGAACAGAAAAAGTTTATACTTTCTCAAAGAGTTTAAACTATCCTGGTGGATTACTAATAGGTACTGTAATATTGTCGAAGAGAAGAGAAAGAAGTAGCTTTCAGGAGTTAGTGGTTAAACCTGCTATCGATACTAAGAATATATCGTCTGTTATGATAGTAAAATCTAGATAA
- a CDS encoding rod-binding protein — protein MYSLVNLSRKVELQSSEVINNKPLDDAKALEREIANSKNQEKLKEVSEEFEAIFVNIMLKEMRKSINETGFLKGFREDIFRDLLYWEYSKLISKNTNLGIAEKIQELYKSNL, from the coding sequence ATGTACAGCTTAGTTAATCTATCGAGAAAGGTAGAGCTACAAAGTAGTGAAGTAATAAACAACAAACCATTAGATGACGCTAAAGCCTTAGAAAGGGAAATAGCCAACTCCAAAAACCAAGAAAAACTGAAAGAAGTTTCAGAAGAGTTTGAGGCTATATTTGTAAACATAATGCTTAAGGAGATGCGGAAAAGTATCAACGAAACAGGATTCCTAAAAGGCTTCAGAGAAGACATATTTAGAGACTTACTTTATTGGGAATACTCAAAACTCATATCTAAAAATACAAACCTAGGTATAGCAGAAAAAATACAAGAACTCTATAAAAGCAACCTGTAA